The Leadbetterella byssophila DSM 17132 DNA window ACAGAGGAATTGTACTACAGAATTTCTCAGTTGGAAAGCGAAAATGGAAAGTTGAGGAGGCAGTTTACGGATAGAACTACTTTTTTGGAGTCTGAACTAGAAGCTTGTAGAAAGAGTAAAGTAGCTACAGGCGTTACAGGTTTTGCCCCAATGGTGGAGAAACCAAAAGTGAAAAAGGACGACTTAAAGATCGTAGAGGGTATTGGTCCTAAGATTGAGGAATTGTTCAATAATTCCGGTATCTATTCCTTTGAAGATTTAGCGAATACTCCGGTAGAGAAGTTGAAAGCTATATTAGAGACAGGCGGTTCTCGTTTCCAGATCCATGATCCTACTACCTGGCCTAGGCAAGGTGCCTTAGCCAGAGACGGGAAATGGGAGGAATTGAAAAAGTGGCAAGAAGAGTTGAATAAAGGAAAATAAAATGGTAAAAAGGATTAAGGGTTTCGTGTTTGATGTGGATGGGGTTTTTACAGACGCTACATTGACCGTCACCCAAGATGATGTAACGAGAACCTTTAATGTTAGGGATGGATATGCTGTCCAAATGGCCGTTAAAAGTGGATATCATTTAGCCGTTATATCGGGTGGTAAACAGGAAAGCATAGTAAAGAGAATGAATGCCATAGGTATTCAGGATGTATACATTAATGTAGGTACAGCTGAAAAGCCTAAAGTCATGCAAGAATACCTGGATAAGGTAGGTTTAAAGCCGGAAGAAGTGCTTTTTATAGGAGATGATATTCCTGATTTATTATTGATGAAAGCGTTTCCGGTTCTGGCTTGTTGTCCGGCAGATGCTGTTTCAGAAGTTAAAGAGAAGGTTGCTTATATAACTACCGCCCCCGGAGGAAAGGGAGCGGTAAGGGAAGTGATAGAATGGGTTATGAAAGCCCAGGATAAATGGATGAAAGTCTTATAGACGATCAATCTTCTTCTTGTCTTTGTGCGATATCTGCACCATTTCATTGATTCTTGCAATCTGAACCTCATAGCCTCTGGCAGATCCTGTGATCTGCTGGATGGCATTCACATTGATGATAATGTCTTGTTGGAATACTTCAAATTGCGGATGATCCTTTAGCTCTTCTAAAATAGCTTCTTTCCCAATTGGAAGTTTTGTTTTTTCTATTCCCAAAAAGTTTTGATAATAGAACTCTGCTTGATCTCCAATCTTTACATAGATCAATTGGTTAGGAATCAAATTAAGTTTTTCCCCTGCGGATCTGAAAGCCAAAATATTCAATGGGTTCTCAGATGCAACCACAGATTTTCTGCGAATTTCTTCGTTCTTTTCTTCTGCTAAACGCTCAAACTTACTGTCCAAATATCTTTGATGTAACACCGACGCAATAGCAAGCGGTAGTATAGTAATGCCAAAAAGAGCCAGGCCCGCTACTGGAAAGTTAGCTAACTGTTTTGTGCTTAAATAGTAAGTAGTGGCAAAGGATATCAGGAAAGACATGATTAACCACTGAGTAAATTGTTTTCCTGTAGTCCAGGAAGACTCTGAATAGAAATCTTTAATCAAAAGAGGGAGTAGGAACTGAGTTAATAGCATCAGGGCCAAACTGATTCCGCCTAAAGTTATCACCACATTTGTCCATTCTTCTGCTTCCAGACTCTTTAGGCCGAAGGGACGAATGAAGTAGGCCAAAGCCATTACTACTATTGCTGCCAAAAAAGAATGGAATAATCCACGTAAACTTAGGGTAGAGGAGTGATGAGGTTTCTTAAATACCTTTAAAATGGGCATACGTTCGTTCATAAATAATAGTACAAAGGAATAACAGCTCCCTTAATAAAAAAAGAACTTTGCATCAATTTAGATGCTTTTCATTATTATGCCAATGTTTTTCTTAATTTTGAAAGGATGCCCAAAGGGGCCGTGTAAGATTATTAATGTGATATAAAATGAAAAAAAGATTTCTCCTGGCCCCATTGGCCTTGTTTCTACATCTCAATGCGGATGCTCAGGAATTGAAGAACGGTACAGATTCTCTAAGTTATGCCATTGGAATTGATATGGCTAATATGCTGAAAATGCAAAAAATCAATATTAACCCTGATGTCTTTGCAAAAGCCATCAAAGAGCACTTTGCAGGATCTGCACTGATGACTCCGGAAGAAAGTACTTCCTTTCTACAAGACTATTTTGCTCCACCAGAGGCAAAAGAAAATAAAGCGAAAGGAAGAGCGTTCTTAAATGAGAATAAAAAGAATGCCAGTGTAACCACTCTACCTTCCGGTTTACAATATCAAATCATAAAAGAAGGCACAGGTCCTAAACCTACTTTGGAGGATCAAGTCAAAGTACATTATGCAGGAAGTACTCTTGATGGAAACGAATTTGACAGTTCCATCAAAAGAGGAGAACCTGCTACATTTGGTTTACAACAAGTAATTAGAGGATGGACAGAGGTATTGCAACTTATGCCGGTAGGATCTAAATGGAAAGTGTTTATTCCTGAAAATCTTGCCTATGGCGTTCAAGCTCCTCCTGCTATTGGACCAAACCAGACCTTGATTTTTGAAATTGAACTACTGGAAATCGTGAAATAATAACGAATCGATTCAATGAGAAAAGCTAAAATACTTCTATTGCTTCTGTGTGGCCTCTCGGCACAGGCACAGGTTCCGCATTACAGCTACGATCCTTTGCAGCCTGATAGTGTGCATTATGAAGTACAAACCAGAGTCACACAATTCCTGAAGGATTATCATTACAAGAAATTTGATTTAGATGATACCTTGTCTTCTCATGTATGGGACAGCTATCTGAATACCATTGACGGTGGTAAACTGTATTTTACTCAGGCAGATATTGATGGGTTTGAGAAATACAGATATACCCTGGACGAAGCCATGCAGGAAGGTAACCTGGAAGCGGCCTTTGCCGTATTTAATCTGTACAGGACCAAGTACAAAGCACGGTCTGAGTATATTCTTTCTTTGTTGGATAAACCATTCGACTACTTTTCAAATAAGACCATCTTGGCGGATAGAGAAAAGGCTACTTGGGCTAAGTCAGAAGCTGAGTTAGATGAGGAATGGAATAAGATTATCCTGAATCAGGCTTTGAGCCTGAAGCTGACCGGAAAGACGGATTCAGCCATAGCGGCTACCTTGAAAAGTAGGTACGTAGCTTTGGAAAAGCGTACTTCTGCTTTTAAAGCAGATAATGCTTTCCACTTGTTTATGAATGCTTTTACAGAGTACCTGGATCCTCATACAGCTTACATGATCCCGGATGCTGCAGATCAATTCAATATCTCCATGTCTCAATCCATTGAAGGAATTGGAGCGACCTTGACAAATGAAGGGGATTACGTAGTGATCAAAAGCATAGTACCTGGAGGTCCACTCTTCAAGAATGGAGAAGGAAATGTTGATGATTATATTGTAGCAGTAGCCCAGGGTGACGATGGAGAATTTCAGGATATCATAGGCTGGTTAACTGATGACGCCATCAAGTTAATTAGAGGGAAGAAAGGTTCAGTGGTGCGTTTGAAGCTAGTTGCCTCTTCTGCGCCTCTAGGTACAACTCCTAGGACCATACGTATCGTCAGGGATAAAATCAATTTAGAAGAAGCCGTAGCAAAAGGTGAGATTGTGGACTTGAAGCATGACGGTACAAATCTTAAAATAGGGGTCATAGATATTCCAATGTTCTACAGAGACTTTGAGTATGCGAACAGAGGAGGGGAGTTCCAAAGTACTACAGCAGATGTTAAACGCATTTTGGATGATTTTAATCAGAAGAAAGTTGACGGTGTTCTTATAGATCTGAGAAATAACGGTGGAGGCTCACTAATAGAGGCTATAGATCTGACTGGTTTATTTATCAAGTCAGGCCCAGTGGTTCAGCGTAAGAGCTCTATAGGTCCGAATAGTGTAGAATCAGATGAGGATAAGTCGGTTTCTTATGAAGGCCCCTTAGTAGTCCTACAGAACAGATTCAGTGCTTCTGCATCGGAGATCTTTGCTGGGGCAATCCAAGATTACCAAAGAGGGCTGATTGTAGGAGAGAATTCTTTTGGTAAAGGCACCGTGCAGCAATTGGTCAATCTAGACAGTTATTTTGCACGCCTTAGTAATAGAAGAAGCGGAGCGGTAGCAGGTGTAGGTGGAGCAGCGGCCATGAACAGAACCCGTTACGGTCAATTGAAGTTTACGTCTGAGAAGTTTTATAGAATCACCGGAAATAGTAATCAATTGAAAGGTGTGGCTCCAGATGTTACTTTGCCTTCTCCATTCACGCCGGATGAGATGGGCGAAAAATCTTATGAAAGAGCACTGCCCTATGATCAAATCCGACCAGTACCTTATCAAAAGGTAGGTACGATCACGAATGAAGTCATTCAAAAGATTAACGATAGACTCTCTAAGCGTTTGAAATCAGACGAAGGTTTGAAGGAGCTTCTTCTGGATATTGAAGAGTACAGAAAAGAAAGAGAGGTTAAAGAATACTCTTTAAACTATGATGTACGTAAAAAGGCTTTGGATGATGCAGAGAACAAGAAGAAGTCTATCAAGAAATTAAACAAGTCCACTAAATTAGAGGACAAGGATAATGATATCTATCTTCTAGAGAGCGAGAAGATACTGGGTGACCTTATAACACTAAGAAAATCATAACCCCGCTAGTTCGGGGTTTTCTTTTAAATGGAAAAGAAGAACAAACTCTTAAAACTATTAGGTGTAGGATTTGGTATTGCGGTTACGGTAGGTGGCACCATTGGAACGGGAATATTGAGAAAGCCGGGACCTATAGCCTCCGTGCTGGGTGACCCTTACTTGATCATGCTGGTATGGATTGCTGTGAGCGCCTATGCCTTTTTAGGAGTTTTGTGTGCTATAGAGTTAGGCGTTTCCATGCCGGAAGCTGGTTCTTGGTATGTTTATGCCAAACGGGCCTTTGGAAGATATATAGGTTTCTTTACGGGAATTTCTAACTGGCTAGGCACTGTTTCTGCTCTGGCTTTTGGCGCCTACACCGTGAGTGAATACTTGGTTCTACTCCTTCCTCATTTAGATCCTTATATTCGGTGGATCTCTATAGGACTTTTGTTCATTCTTGTTCTCTTCCATTTAAGTGGAACAAAATCTGCCGGTAGATCTCAAGAGGTGATGTCATTTCTTAAAGCGCTAGGTCTATTGGGTTTTGTTACTGTATGCTTCATTTATGGAGGAGATGTAGATGCACATGCCCTTCAACAGACAGCGGAAAGGGTGGAACGTCCTGCCTTACTGATAGGGATCATAACCGCCTTGCAAGCTATCTTCTACACCTTTGATG harbors:
- a CDS encoding KdsC family phosphatase — translated: MVKRIKGFVFDVDGVFTDATLTVTQDDVTRTFNVRDGYAVQMAVKSGYHLAVISGGKQESIVKRMNAIGIQDVYINVGTAEKPKVMQEYLDKVGLKPEEVLFIGDDIPDLLLMKAFPVLACCPADAVSEVKEKVAYITTAPGGKGAVREVIEWVMKAQDKWMKVL
- a CDS encoding FKBP-type peptidyl-prolyl cis-trans isomerase, translating into MKKRFLLAPLALFLHLNADAQELKNGTDSLSYAIGIDMANMLKMQKININPDVFAKAIKEHFAGSALMTPEESTSFLQDYFAPPEAKENKAKGRAFLNENKKNASVTTLPSGLQYQIIKEGTGPKPTLEDQVKVHYAGSTLDGNEFDSSIKRGEPATFGLQQVIRGWTEVLQLMPVGSKWKVFIPENLAYGVQAPPAIGPNQTLIFEIELLEIVK
- a CDS encoding carboxy terminal-processing peptidase, which codes for MRKAKILLLLLCGLSAQAQVPHYSYDPLQPDSVHYEVQTRVTQFLKDYHYKKFDLDDTLSSHVWDSYLNTIDGGKLYFTQADIDGFEKYRYTLDEAMQEGNLEAAFAVFNLYRTKYKARSEYILSLLDKPFDYFSNKTILADREKATWAKSEAELDEEWNKIILNQALSLKLTGKTDSAIAATLKSRYVALEKRTSAFKADNAFHLFMNAFTEYLDPHTAYMIPDAADQFNISMSQSIEGIGATLTNEGDYVVIKSIVPGGPLFKNGEGNVDDYIVAVAQGDDGEFQDIIGWLTDDAIKLIRGKKGSVVRLKLVASSAPLGTTPRTIRIVRDKINLEEAVAKGEIVDLKHDGTNLKIGVIDIPMFYRDFEYANRGGEFQSTTADVKRILDDFNQKKVDGVLIDLRNNGGGSLIEAIDLTGLFIKSGPVVQRKSSIGPNSVESDEDKSVSYEGPLVVLQNRFSASASEIFAGAIQDYQRGLIVGENSFGKGTVQQLVNLDSYFARLSNRRSGAVAGVGGAAAMNRTRYGQLKFTSEKFYRITGNSNQLKGVAPDVTLPSPFTPDEMGEKSYERALPYDQIRPVPYQKVGTITNEVIQKINDRLSKRLKSDEGLKELLLDIEEYRKEREVKEYSLNYDVRKKALDDAENKKKSIKKLNKSTKLEDKDNDIYLLESEKILGDLITLRKS